From one Acidibrevibacterium fodinaquatile genomic stretch:
- a CDS encoding TetR/AcrR family transcriptional regulator: MPRTRTLSDETVLERATDVFWQNGYAGASLRDLTQATGLSSAALYHRFTDKEGLFVAALRRYADEGLLARLARLSATSDPLGAIRDFLNELIAMSLADPDHRGCLLVNTALDGAAMTSAARDLVRARFGEVEAFFVRRLECAAAAGTLDPAVDIATIATALLGTVFAIRVMARLDPDPRRLRALADHAIASLPKRRNSKAKDLEDDRPPLLDDTQRTQSDDLSRGDGPPLSRHSRKHQRG; this comes from the coding sequence ATGCCGCGAACCCGCACGCTTTCCGACGAGACCGTTCTCGAACGCGCTACCGACGTGTTCTGGCAGAACGGCTATGCCGGGGCGTCGCTGCGCGACCTCACCCAGGCGACGGGCCTGAGTTCGGCGGCGCTCTATCACCGCTTCACCGACAAAGAGGGCTTGTTCGTCGCGGCGCTGCGCCGCTATGCGGACGAAGGATTGTTGGCGCGTCTCGCCCGTCTCTCCGCCACCTCGGATCCGCTCGGCGCCATTCGCGACTTTCTAAACGAGTTGATCGCGATGTCGCTCGCCGACCCGGATCATCGCGGCTGCCTGCTCGTCAACACGGCGCTCGACGGCGCGGCGATGACGAGCGCGGCGCGCGATCTGGTACGCGCTCGGTTCGGTGAGGTCGAGGCCTTTTTTGTACGTCGACTTGAATGCGCCGCTGCCGCCGGCACGCTCGATCCGGCAGTGGACATCGCCACGATCGCAACCGCGCTGCTGGGGACGGTCTTCGCCATACGCGTCATGGCGCGTCTCGATCCCGATCCCAGACGGCTCCGCGCACTGGCTGACCACGCCATCGCCAGCCTTCCCAAGCGGAGAAACTCAAAAGCAAAGGACCTCGAAGATGATCGACCTCCATTATTGGACGACACCCAACGGACACAAAGTGACGATCTTTCTCGAGGAGACGGGCCTCCCTTATCGCGTCATTCCCGTAAACATCAGCGCGGGTGA
- a CDS encoding glutathione S-transferase N-terminal domain-containing protein — translation MIDLHYWTTPNGHKVTIFLEETGLPYRVIPVNISAGDQFKPEFLAISPNNRIPAIVDTTPADGGAPVSVFESGAILQYLAEKTGKFLPADMRGRTEVMQWLFWQMGGLGPMAGQNHHFVQYAPEKLPYAINRYVNETNRLYGVLNKRLADRAFVAGDYSIADMASYPWIVPHKRQQQNLDDFPHLKRWFETIRARPAVERAYALVEKINTAPVVSDQSRALLFGQSAANPTGAKA, via the coding sequence ATGATCGACCTCCATTATTGGACGACACCCAACGGACACAAAGTGACGATCTTTCTCGAGGAGACGGGCCTCCCTTATCGCGTCATTCCCGTAAACATCAGCGCGGGTGACCAGTTCAAACCTGAATTCCTCGCCATTTCTCCGAACAACCGGATTCCAGCGATCGTCGATACCACGCCGGCCGATGGCGGCGCCCCAGTCAGCGTCTTCGAATCCGGCGCCATTTTGCAATACTTGGCGGAGAAGACCGGAAAGTTCCTGCCCGCCGACATGCGTGGCCGCACCGAGGTCATGCAGTGGCTGTTCTGGCAGATGGGCGGGCTTGGCCCGATGGCCGGGCAAAACCACCACTTCGTGCAATATGCCCCGGAGAAGCTGCCCTATGCCATCAATCGCTATGTCAACGAGACGAACCGACTCTACGGCGTGCTGAACAAGCGGCTCGCCGATCGCGCGTTCGTCGCCGGCGACTATTCGATCGCCGACATGGCGAGCTATCCCTGGATCGTTCCGCACAAGCGTCAGCAGCAGAACCTCGACGATTTCCCCCACTTGAAGCGCTGGTTCGAGACGATCCGTGCCCGACCGGCGGTCGAACGGGCTTATGCGCTGGTCGAGAAGATCAACACGGCCCCAGTCGTCAGCGATCAGTCGCGCGCGCTGCTGTTCGGCCAGTCCGCCGCTAATCCGACGGGAGCAAAGGCATGA
- a CDS encoding haloacid dehalogenase type II, whose product MSQLTGIRACVFDAYGTIFDFASAAARCADIPDDKRAALTSLWRDKQLQYTWLRSLQGRYADFRQVTGDALDFTLDSLGIATPALRERLMDLYLTLSLFPEVPDTLRRLKEAGFVTAILSNGTPAMLDAAVRSAGLHDLLDAVLSADAVKIFKTHPRVYEYCLQQLGVQATEVSFQSSNAWDAYAASAFGMRVVWCNRYGQRRERLPGAPDHEVRSLAELPALLAPPG is encoded by the coding sequence ATGAGCCAGCTCACCGGCATTCGCGCTTGCGTCTTCGACGCTTACGGCACGATTTTCGACTTCGCCTCCGCCGCGGCACGCTGCGCGGACATTCCCGACGATAAGCGCGCGGCGCTGACCAGTCTCTGGCGCGACAAGCAACTGCAATATACCTGGCTGCGTTCGCTGCAGGGTCGCTACGCCGATTTCCGGCAGGTGACGGGCGACGCTCTGGACTTCACGCTCGACAGTCTGGGCATCGCGACACCTGCCTTGCGCGAGCGGTTGATGGATCTCTATTTGACGCTGTCTCTCTTTCCCGAGGTTCCCGACACGCTGCGGCGGCTGAAAGAGGCGGGTTTCGTCACCGCGATCCTGTCCAACGGCACGCCGGCGATGTTGGATGCAGCGGTGCGTAGCGCGGGCTTGCACGATCTTCTCGACGCGGTGCTGTCGGCTGATGCGGTCAAGATCTTCAAGACCCATCCGCGCGTCTATGAGTATTGCCTGCAGCAACTGGGCGTGCAGGCGACGGAGGTGTCGTTCCAGTCCTCCAACGCCTGGGACGCCTATGCCGCCTCGGCCTTCGGCATGCGCGTGGTGTGGTGTAACCGCTATGGCCAGCGGCGCGAGCGGTTGCCGGGCGCACCCGACCATGAGGTGCGGAGCCTTGCCGAACTGCCGGCCCTGTTGGCGCCACCCGGCTGA